In Papaver somniferum cultivar HN1 chromosome 1, ASM357369v1, whole genome shotgun sequence, a genomic segment contains:
- the LOC113326770 gene encoding uncharacterized protein LOC113326770, whose amino-acid sequence MEPDVEKELENDNGDDDELELENDNSSDNEEGGEGKEAKKRKYVPRGPAQMHAMKLDSVDPKKEVPFNTNEQPIGDHYVQLASVLGVLVRKLALIFRDWRVVPNQAKENIWKIVTNPFIVPEYYKDYYFSKMRTCLREARSRKAGLVLEALDQLQGEEREKRLDKLIPRTMIVREWEDFGKHVNSAEFERQKTKNATSSFKLYHPTYHKSKRLHAIGGGLQKEKNTTEDIDRADLWKVGHKQRKGKKPHLGVLKAFEKLEKAQVEHGADCGSSVTDDLLAKALGKDKKTKRRLKGMGF is encoded by the exons atggAGCCTGATGTGGAAAAGGAATTGGAGAATGataatggtgatgatgatgagctTGAATTGGAGAATGATAATAGTTCTGATAATGAGGAAggtggagaaggaaaagaagcgAAGAAAAGAAAGTATGTTCCACGTGGCCCAGCACAGATGCATGCGATGAAGTTAGATTCTGTTGATCCGAAGAAAGAAGTTCCCTTCAACACAAATGAACAGCCGATTGGTGATCATTATGTGCAACTAGCTAGTGTGCTAGGGGTGCTCGTTCGGAAACTTGCGTTAATATTCAGGGATTGGAGGGTTGTCCCTAATCAAGCCAAAGAAAACATATGGAAGATCGTCACG AACCCATTCATTGTGCCTGAGTATTACAAAGACTACTATTTTAGCAAAATGAGAACTTGTCTCAGAGAAGCTAGGTCTAGGAAAGCCGGTTTGGTACTCGAGGCATTGGATCAGCTCCAAGGGGAAGAAAGAGAGAAACGGCTGGACAAGCTAATACCCAGGACCATGATTGTTAGGGAGTGGGAAGATTTTGGTAAACATGTAAACTCGGCTGAATTTGAGA GGCAAAAGACTAAAAATGCAACAAGTTCGTTCAAACTATACCACCCCACATACCATAAGTCGAAAAGGTTACACGCGATTGGAGGTGGATTG caaaaagaaaaaaacacaactGAAGATATTGATAGAGCTGATTTATGGAAAGTTGGTCATAAACAGCGTAAAGGAAAGAAACCACATCTTGGTGTTCTAAAAGCTTTT gaaaaacttgaaaaagctcAAGTAGAGCATGGTGCTGATTGTGGATCATCTGTGACAGATGATCTTCTTGCAAAGGCCTTGGGCAAGGACAAGAAAACTAAACGAAGACTTAAAGGAATGGGTTTTTGA